One Candidatus Rokuibacteriota bacterium genomic window carries:
- a CDS encoding VOC family protein, which translates to DHVCLSIRCDDLGKVVDALRTRGVNVEGEIVERRGAFGQGASIYLRDPDGYRVELKPR; encoded by the coding sequence GACCACGTCTGCCTCTCGATCCGCTGCGACGATCTGGGGAAGGTGGTGGACGCCCTCCGTACCCGCGGCGTCAACGTGGAAGGCGAGATCGTCGAGCGCCGCGGTGCCTTCGGCCAGGGCGCCTCTATCTACCTCCGCGACCCCGACGGCTACCGGGTCGAGCTGAAGCCCCGGTAG